From Piscinibacter gummiphilus:
TCGATGTCGAGCGGCGCGCCCTTCTTTGCGCGCCACAGATCGCCATACGAGAGGTGCATCTGCGCGTTGCGGGCCTGCAGGAAGAAGGGCCGCTTGCTCCACTCGGGCGCGCCGATCTGCAGGTGCGGCACGTCGACCTTGAGCCCGCCGAAGAATCGCACCGTGGCATGCGAGCTTTCGTTGCCGAGCTGCACATCGCGCTCGAGCGTGCGGCTGAGCACCCGCTCCACCGGCTTGGCGAGGAAGGGCCAGCCAGCCCATTCGCAGGCGAGGACCGTGACGACGAGCGCCCCCATCACGGCCGCTGCCACGGCCCAGCCTTTGCTGATGCGCCGTGGGGATGAGGTCATCGCGTCGCTCCGGGTGGTGGGGTGGACTGACCTTAGGCCCGCGGCCCGGCGGGTCGTATCGGCACCGGCCGGCAGTCGCTGTGAGGCATGTCCTACGGCACAGGGCGCGACGCGTGGAATTGCACACGCCTGGGCCGCAGCAGCGCTAGTAGACTGGCCCGGTCCCCGCTGCGAGCACTGTCGAGCCTCGATGCCCGAACGTTCCGATTCCCCTGCCGCCGGCCCTTCTGCCACGAGCAGCACCGCAGCCCCTGCGGTGCGATCGCTCGACATTGCCGCCATCGGCCTGGACGCACGCGACCGCGCCGTGCTGGTGTCGATGACCCGCATGCTAGATGGGCAGACCGGCTTGCGGCTGCGCTGGGTCGAAGACCCCAACGACTGCACCACGCTCTTCGTGCCGCACGACTGGTCGCAGTACGTCGCCCCGCCGCGCGTGCTGGTGCGCCTGACGCCACGCGGCGCCAGGCCGGCCGACTCGCCGCGCGGCCTGGCGGTGACCTCGCCGGTGCGTGTGGACGGCATGACCGAAGTGCTGGAAGCCGCCGCGGCGCTGTACGAGCTTGCGCGCGGCGCGGTGCAGCGCGAGCACGCCCGCATGGCCCTGCATGCGCTGCGCGATCTGATCGTGGGCGCCCTGCTTGCCGGGGAACGCCGGCGCACGCTGCTCGGTGTGGGCGGCGGGCACGGCATGGTGGTCGACTTCCGCACCGGGGAGATCGCGAGTTCGCTGCCGCTGGCCGAGCTGCTGGCACGACCGCTGCAGCTCGCGGAGCCGCAGCGCGCACCCGACACGCCCCCATGGCCCGGCGAGCGCCACACGTTGCGGGTGTCGACCCTGCTGTGGGGGCTGACGCACACGCTCGTCGACCAGGGCGTCTCGCCGCGCACGATCAATGGCCGGTACCGGCTGACTTCCACGCCGGAGCCCGCCGCCCTCTCCCGCCCGAGCGCGCCAAGGCTCGTGGCGGCGTGGACGCAGCGCGCGATGGGCGTGGGCGAAGCAGCGGCGGCGGCCGGCCTGTCGGCATTCGAGATCCTCTGGTTCCTGAGCACTGCGCTTGCGCTGGGGATTGCCGTGCCGGCAAGTGAACCCGAGGCAGGCGCCACCCGTTGAGTCCGGCATGAGCCTCGCTCCGCCCCTGCGCCCCCTCTCCCCCGAACGCGAACCGGCCCACCTGCTCGCCCAGGTGCATGCGGCCTGGGGCGGGCAGAGCGATCTCTGGGTGTTCGGCTACGCCTCGCTGATCTGGCGGCCCGAGTTCGAATCGATCGAGCAGCGCCAGGCGCGTGTGCACGGCTGGCACCGGGCGCTCGAGATGCAGTCGCGCATCAACCGCGGCACGCCCGAGCGGCCCGGCCTCGTGTTCGCCCTCGTGGGCGGCGGCTCATGCCGCGGCATGGTCTACCGCATCGCCCGCGAGCGGGTGGAAGACGAGCTGCCGCGTCTGTGGGCGCGCGAGATGCCCAACAGCGTCTACGACCCGCGCTGGCTGCCCTGCCAGACCGCCAGCGGCCCGGTCACGGCATTGGGCTTCACGCTCAGCCGCGAGAGCCCCAACTACACCGGCCCGATGGACGACGCGCACCTGGTGAAAGTGCTGCGGCATGCCAGCGGGCGCTACGGCACCACGCTCGCCTATGTGCTGGAGACGGCCCAGGCGCTGCGTGCACATGGCATCCGCGACCGGGCCATCGAGCGCATCGTGGCGCTGGCACACCAGCACTCGTTGGCTTGACTTCCCCGGCCGCGCTTCTCTTGCGCGCGCTGCGCCGTGCCCCTCAAGCTACGCCCAAGGGACGGGTTTCCCGACCCGACTGAGGGGCTTTCTTTATCGAGCTTCGCGGAACTGCATCTCGCGCTGCGCGACGCGCACGCGGTCGAGGTCGTCTTCGGTGTCGACGTCGAGCAGCACGCCGGGGTCGTCGACCTCCACACCCATCGCCGGGTAGCGGGCCAGCAGGCGGCGGGCGCCTTCATC
This genomic window contains:
- a CDS encoding gamma-glutamylcyclotransferase; this translates as MSLAPPLRPLSPEREPAHLLAQVHAAWGGQSDLWVFGYASLIWRPEFESIEQRQARVHGWHRALEMQSRINRGTPERPGLVFALVGGGSCRGMVYRIARERVEDELPRLWAREMPNSVYDPRWLPCQTASGPVTALGFTLSRESPNYTGPMDDAHLVKVLRHASGRYGTTLAYVLETAQALRAHGIRDRAIERIVALAHQHSLA